The following coding sequences lie in one Populus trichocarpa isolate Nisqually-1 chromosome 14, P.trichocarpa_v4.1, whole genome shotgun sequence genomic window:
- the LOC18105446 gene encoding methyl-CpG-binding domain protein 4-like protein codes for MEGGAEKKRRRESKKKKKDFECDGKAGGGHGRPVEVSASVMGLFSEFAFTGCSGGTGQASSSASSTRPSIKKVEREEEAQKKKRKRSPRLTAAQMRDVAYLRRRPNNRWIPPKSPHELLQENHYHDPWRVLVICMLLNCTSGGQVRPILNDFFTLCPDAKTTTNVDQNEIAQLTRSLGFKNTRAEKIKRLSEIYLQEYWTHVTFLPGVGKYAADAYAIFCTGRWDRVVPEDHMLTRYWEFLRKGRWIIE; via the exons ATGGAGGGTGGGgcagaaaagaagagaagaagggaaagtaagaagaaaaagaaggattTCGAGTGTGATGGCAAAGCAGGAGGTGGTCATGGACGGCCGGTAGAAGTCAGTGCTAGTGTGATGGGGTTGTTTTCTGAATTCGCGTTTACAGGTTGTTCAGGGGGGACAGGGCAAGcttcctcctccgcctcctccacTCGACCTTCCATCAAGAAAGTCGAAAGGGAAGAAGAAGctcagaagaagaagaggaagagatcGCCCAGGCTCACTGCTGCTCAAATGCGTGATGTGGCATACCTCAGGAGACGACCCAACAACCGTTGGATTCCGCCCAAATCTCCTCACGAGCTTCTTCAAGAGAATCATTACCATGACCCTTGGAGAGTTCTCGTCATTTGTATGCTATTAAACTGCACATCGGGTGGCCAG GTCAGACCAATTTTAAACGACTTCTTCACCCTATGTCCTGATGCAAAGACCACCACTAATGTTGACCAGAACGAGATTGCCCAGCTAACACGCAGTTTAGGTTTCAAAAACACGAGGGCTGAGAAGATAAAACGCCTTTCTGAGATTTACTTGCAAGAGTACTGGACCCATGTCACCTTTCTGCCTGGTGTTGGAAA GTATGCCGCTGATGCATATGCAATATTCTGCACAGGGAGGTGGGACAGGGTGGTGCCAGAGGATCACATGTTGACTAGGTACTGGGAATTCCTTCGCAAGGGTAGATGGATCATAGAATAG
- the LOC18105443 gene encoding methyl-CpG-binding domain protein 4-like protein, whose protein sequence is MEGGAEKKRRRESKKKKKDFECDGKAGGGHGRPVEVSASVMGLFSEFAFTGCSGGTGQASSSASSTRPSIKKVEREEEAQKKKRKRSPRLTAAQMRDVAYLRRRPNNRWIPPKSPHELLQENHYHDPWRVLVICMLLNCTSGGQVRPILNDFFTLCPDAKTTTNVDQNEIAQLTRSLGFKNTRAEKIKRLSEIYLQEDWTHVTFLPGVGKYAADAYAIFCTGRWDRVVPEDHMLTRYWEFLRKGRWIIE, encoded by the exons atggaGGGTGGGgcagaaaagaagagaagaagggaaagtaagaagaaaaagaaggattTCGAGTGTGATGGCAAAGCAGGAGGTGGTCATGGACGGCCGGTAGAAGTCAGTGCTAGTGTGATGGGGTTGTTTTCTGAATTCGCGTTTACAGGTTGTTCAGGGGGGACAGGGCAagcctcctcctccgcctcctccacTCGACCTTCCATCAAGAAAGTCGAAAGGGAAGAAGAAGctcagaagaagaagaggaagagatcGCCCAGGCTCACTGCTGCTCAAATGCGTGATGTGGCATACCTCAGGAGACGACCCAACAACCGTTGGATTCCGCCCAAATCTCCTCACGAGCTTCTTCAAGAGAATCATTACCATGACCCTTGGAGAGTTCTCGTCATTTGTATGCTATTAAACTGCACATCGGGTGGCCAG GTCAGACCAATTTTAAATGACTTCTTCACCCTATGTCCTGATGCAAAGACCACCACTAATGTTGACCAGAACGAGATTGCCCAGCTAACACGCAGTTTAGGTTTCAAAAACACGAGGGCTGAGAAGATAAAACGCCTTTCTGAGATTTACTTGCAAGAGGACTGGACCCATGTCACCTTTCTGCCTGGTGTTGGAAA GTATGCCGCTGATGCATATGCAATATTCTGCACAGGGAGGTGGGACAGGGTGGTGCCAGAGGATCACATGTTGACTAGGTACTGGGAATTCCTTCGCAAGGGTAGATGGATCATAGAATAG